acgatgacgtttcagtccgtcctggaccattctcaagtcaattgtgatgaggaagtagagacaggcaataaataggctagagagagctgaggagcaaagtaaggtgtattttagggggatagtaataataataagagctgcagatggcctattggcccatacgaggcagctgctattataaccactgaatgaaaaggagataggaataagaactaactaacacaccaacaaactaacacacttcgtagcaatctagttcacagtgctcctcaaaaaaaaaaaaaaaaaaaatgctcctcctgctgctggtgtctactctatttcctgttcatctggtacaatactttggcgaaactggctgtacactgaatgacagacttaaagcacacaagagaagtgtcaagtctgcagacactaacaatgctccctTCTGCCatatgagggattctaatcatcccatagattggtcttcctccaaaataatctttcctgcctctactctccacagacgccgtcttgttaaatcggctctaatacacaatgtacccaacatgaacttgagtcctggctttgttgctgtggactcttccctttcacagtatatactcaaatgctgtaatctttctaacaaacgtgacctaacataagcttaccccttccatttatctatcttttctttctctttccttttctttcactcttctcccttttttctgttcattgttttctcctacgctcccttgctatcgtcttcttattcctatctccttctcatttggtggttataataggagctgcctcgtatgggccaataggccctctgcagctcttattattattactatcccctaaaatactccttactttgctcctcagctctctctagcctatttattgcctgtctctacttcctcatcacaattgacttgagaatggtcctggatggaccgaaacgtcgtcgtcccttcaccttctagtgagtggtctggtctacatactttagccacgttattgtgactcatcgcctgcataaaagtgaattattttcattttacatATTCATTGAAGGGAGTTATTTTTTGTCCCTTTTTTTCAGAGCGTGAAGAAGAACTTAGTGAATCTTCATTTTTTTGGAACCAACGTAAACATGACTCTTTAGCTCGTGTTCTAGCTTCAAGATTTTGTAAGGCAAGTAATttgctttattcattgaatatatgGAACAATGATCATGAATCACTAATATAAGtgcacaggaaaaaaaaaacattcaaaaataaaaataaaaataacatttaCTGCCATTAAACAGCCTTCATCAGAGTTAGGCTCATaaggattgtttttttttttgtaatatcaaaatattaaataaaaattgcAACATTTATTATACTAACAGGACAGTTTTTCCTCCTGTTGATAGGCAAAAGAAGCTGCAGAGTTAATAAGAAAGGAGTTAGCTGACTTATCTCTTGATGAAAAACAACTTCTCATCTGGATTGCAGAGTTAACCAACTTAGCCCAGAGTTTAAATAAAAGGTTTGCTTGTAAAATATATAGTAAGAAGCACTGTTTTGAAATACtcttatatattttaacaaggttattgtactgtaaaatcaatgcagtaccataaatcataaaattgccaaaacatttctttattattttaattgtttagttcttgtacaataattgtcagccatCATAAAATGCCATTATGACCATTGCCTaaaaatttaagttaattttttttaattaatcaggGTCTTTACATGTTTGAATTTAGTAAACATTATAGTAAACAGTATCCTCTATTCTCAACAGATCAGTTTCTCAAAATGATGTTCAAAAGGGGATAGAGTTAGTATGTGACTCAATTAGAACCAAGAAATCCCAAATATCCGGTGTAGCAGGTATGTTAAAGCTTATGTATAAGTTAGGGACTGATAAAACAAACAGAAATCTTTTAGTGTTTGTAAAATACTTCAAGAAAACAATGACTTTTTTTATCTAAACACATCTAATGTCATTTATTTCTAAGGtagatttgtatggataccatctcacttaGGTGTTGTCCTATGTAATTATAGGTAATTGTCAAAATTAAGTTGAGATAtcaatatctatggcaggtgcctGCAGGTAATGTATCTGCCAATGGAAATCATTCcagttgtaaactatgtgaacaaaagCTAGGACATACTGTCTATCACTATATATGTGATTGCCTTGTTATCAATGACTTCAGAAcaaatggtatgatgtactttgaGTTTTgttattacttcatacactcaggaatattggaagatattcttgtgctgtaccccgaTTTtgttagtggaggctaatagatcagccttacatttcataTTCTCTccagattccatgtatgactggctgtcctgtgaggtttttgatctacactgttgtCTTTCATACATAATaggatagcagcacattgctgtgtatacctaagcttgttaaaaaaaaaagtgcttGGCAAATATTTATGTAGTGTGTTCTGCTACTTTTGTGTAGGTATTCACTACTAAGTATATACAAAACAAATTTATCAACTATAATCTTATTTACTAGTAACAAAGTGTTTCTTTCAGTTTCAAGCAAAATGAGATCACGATACCGTGCAAAGATTGAAGCAGACAGGAAAAAGTTGAGGGAACTGATAGCGGTCTACAATGAAGACAATACAGAAAAACTTAGTGTGGACATTGATGAAGAGGGCAACTTTCCATGGTATAATGACACTCCTCAACCAACTGATAATGGTAAGTATATTTGGTTATTTTTCTGTGCATATTGGCCTTGTCAATGAGGATAAATATTGTTAGCTACTAACATGTTAATTCAAACTTACTCATTATGGTAATGGACAAATGGAAGTCCATgcctaatttatatttttaagataataatattaacaagATACTTTAAAAATGATTACATATGATTGCATTGTTGTTACATAATACATGCATCCTACAATGACAGATTTGTTCATGTTCCttattaaataatttactttatattttatttttgaatattttAAGTTAATCTTCAAGAAAAGAGAAATGCTGCAGAAAAGCTGCATATGTACAACAGGACTATGAAAGAACAAAATGTCATTCAACTGGAAATGAAAAGTTACTTGGATTTCTACAGAAAAAAGCTTGAAGAGATAACACAAAGACTAGATGATGTACAAAACAAAAGTGCTCCACCCTCTTGGATAATTGAAGTTAGTATCAGGTATCAATATTAACTTAATTACTCCACTGAAATAAATGTTATTGCATTATAGCTACTTggtaattattttaacaggtagcttaatcattgttgtttgtgtctaagctaagtaaaattagtaaaagcattttgtagacacaaattgtAATATTATCATTATCACTTTTACTGGTTAAAGTTTAAATGAAACACTTGTTAGGAAAACaaacatttaatttaaaaaatgcctgAAATAATGATGTGTGTTTGTTTTACAGGAACCGGGTAAATACTCAATAAAGAAGTCATCATTCCAGCATGTAACCAGTGGACTTACGGCCCTCTTGCTAAATATGAAAAAATTCTATCAAATTAAACTATTTGAGGCAACTAACCTGTTTTCTGAAGACAGGGAAGTAGAGTACAACAAATTTCAAACAAACAGTCAAGATTCCGAGGATTCTGAGACCGACAGTGACAACAGTGTAGTCAGTATTGAGTCACAGACTGACAACGAAGAAATGGAAGAAACACTCTTCCCTTTGATTTGAGTAGCTTTAAGTAGCAAAGCAAAGAGAAAATAACAAGTATTCTCTACCCCTGGGTTGGCAAATGTTCTTTGCCCAAATCATCGTCATGTTAATTTTGCATCCCTATGTTGCTCAAGAAAGATTTGTTTTCAAattagtttttatttttattaattaccctcaaagttttgtttagtttagaaatgcttattaaataaattgtagttgtagttatgtgcaatttctttgctttccttcaaaaaacacacacacaaaaaaaaaggtaaacatgaaaaatgagtgcccaaatgagatacagaaaacttttttagtatcagtagttgacaaatggaatgcatcaggaagtgtgtagaggcagactccgtacaaagtttcaagtgtagatatgacggcccagtaggttcaggaaactACTTCATTTGAGATGatgcttcctagcattacgtaagtaatgaagaaatatgatatatttactcactataatgttggtactgaatgtagaacatggaaatacacatttttactctgaaataatcatattttataacgaaattatacGAAACTTAACTCGCAGTTCAACACAGGAAGTCTACATTCTAagcctggtagcactcgaaattattgacaacactgaagtagacagcttaattatttctgactccctttcttcactacgagcaataaacagtttgcaatcatgtaataacgtgcttgtcttggaagctagacatagatatataagaatacttagcaaaagggtaaatataaaaatgttgtggattccttctcacattggcatgcaggaacattacAATAaataagcctctgtatctctttTCACTtcggctcacaagatgggtatagggtgcataataaatgcgcTAAAGAGAGAATGTtatggctttgggtaattagatgatTCCAATTTTGCTATaaaagttatgttagtttagagtaaaaataagttttttttcatgatgttctacattcagcaccaacaatatagtgagtaaatatatcgtaGAGTTTCATTACTTACGTATACTGTACTaagaagctttgggtaattagacggactgccacacacctacctacctacctgattTACATGAGGTTTTGTCATATATACCCataacatagatgagaatattacaaaccacatcatcaaattataatgtaaattataattaaatgcaAGATCTTGTATATGGGCcataacaatccacgtcacaaGTACTAAATTAACAGTACTACTTTACATACAGAatattaaatgtttattcaggtaaaagttctaatagcagatttgtaTGGCATAATTAGGGGACAtgcatgattttgggtagtagaaccccaagcacatgtACAATAAAATTAAGATAATGGCAAATGgcaaattgtgagtgtctgaactcggggagcgagagcgtggcggctcgatgcggtcgtagtctgctgtctgctctgtgtcgaagctgtagcgtcttgggtcgattagaactgtacacgccgagtgctacattgttgaatggggaaattgtactgtcctccattcctcatatcgcttgcttatatggggattacacctcagctccctccaacaagctgagaagagtattacctgtaattggggaaaggattgtagcttctgtaattagtgctaattagttatgctattaagataatgagataatggagcgagtataaggattactcgctacagCATTTTAATACCAAGCAGAGTTATGCCATGTGCGGGTAGGcgattccacgggtttacaaccctatgggtgaaagcaTCTttggttttctgtcctacattgtggtttcttgagcttgaacccgttgctcctcgttcgtgttacgtCTGACCTTTTGAAAAAACTGTCCGGATTGACATCCTCCAAATTTAGTATTTTATGGGTTtctatgagatccgccctgtcatgcctggtctgcAGTGTTGTTACCCCTAGTGGCCCTCAtccattcctgatacgagagatgaagctctggtatgattttttttaattacctcttccacttgttgagcaatattattgtccactaactccccttgccacttcgggggggtatagggtgttgatgtagcttcagggcaccaatccccccagccatagggcatggcgagaaggcgaAATGATGCATTCTGACTCAAACGCCCTttccttcatctatctgttgtgaGGTAGTGCTGTCAATTTGGTAGTTCTGAAGTGGATTGTTGTGGCCCACATGTAAGGGctagcatttatcgacattaaaaagcatttgtcagtcatctgaccatttttgAAGTTCATTTAGATCACTTAGTAAGGTCTCATTATCACCttcaacaggtgataatggtccagggattttctgaaaaggagtttcactgaCAAACATAGTGAATTTGCCAGttcagttcctttacgacttgggactgAAATACATTCACACTttgggcttttgagtcttttagtttgtcaatgctcttcctgattgtgtagcgtgtaattggtatttcccttaattcattctctttacctccgacaaacatttgtgtcggtgatgggatgtcattc
The genomic region above belongs to Procambarus clarkii isolate CNS0578487 unplaced genomic scaffold, FALCON_Pclarkii_2.0 HiC_scaffold_97, whole genome shotgun sequence and contains:
- the LOC123750911 gene encoding uncharacterized protein isoform X6 is translated as MIEASIKCEDCHRLFCYHCDMKKHFLNPFHDRFSWASGYYEALPPTVTVDLNGTFTDWRRYDLYLPIFECQECGYSLPADAKMLYDGGYFCSSARKSNTFFSTKLLNNWHFLKRNSPGLSMKSLLIALQALGSRNGRYILQDGCINFEAAKRTFQEWRFMQYELANVQSYNKTVCPACHTNPFAIRIDGNKKLFRYEKVGRGLRESYYSESVFAADNDVTNHLNHIESLKTKVLYGGRWQHGSGLTTGEETEQIFSYMSRYNSTTKNMLKAEREEELSESSFFWNQRKHDSLARVLASRFCKAKEAAELIRKELADLSLDEKQLLIWIAELTNLAQSLNKRSVSQNDVQKGIELVCDSIRTKKSQISGVAVSSKMRSRYRAKIEADRKKLRELIAVYNEDNTEKLSVDIDEEGNFPWYNDTPQPTDNVNLQEKRNAAEKLHMYNRTMKEQNVIQLEMKSYLDFYRKKLEEITQRLDDVQNKSAPPSWIIEEPGKYSIKKSSFQHVTSGLTALLLNMKKFYQIKLFEATNLFSEDREVEYNKFQTNSQDSEDSETDSDNSVVSIESQTDNEEMEETLFPLI